In Harpia harpyja isolate bHarHar1 chromosome 12, bHarHar1 primary haplotype, whole genome shotgun sequence, a single window of DNA contains:
- the ABHD15 gene encoding LOW QUALITY PROTEIN: protein ABHD15 (The sequence of the model RefSeq protein was modified relative to this genomic sequence to represent the inferred CDS: inserted 2 bases in 1 codon; deleted 3 bases in 2 codons), translating into MVSPEGLVAAAAVLAGLGLLAWRPWAGMLEVPGDSGKEEEEEEEGIPFITEDGSGRCRLLCKPSALAQHLVRSLGRSAALRGGRWPWSRWPRLQMLRQLLQPPEPEPAVARELLQLPDAGLVALDWLVGPWGAVGSCGGGXPSPVLLLIPNAAGKVTGELLRLGLRALERGFVPVIFNRRGHNGCPLTTPPTSPSGDPGDLREAVTYLRYRHPAAPLLAVSEGSGSGLLLAYLGESGSSSRLAAAACISPVFRGRDWFEAGMPWLYEWPLLLHLKRGLSRYVGSLTEAVDVDRLLGSRSLRELEEALFCRTKSRPTSWEAYWERNEPLRDADEAAVPVLCLCSADDPVRGPPARSLPLELFRSSPYFFLLLTPRGGHCGFPRRGPGRCWGHEAVLEYFRAMAEFLRAEERRKGLPRARRWGGPAVEPPDFTWQRSYTR; encoded by the exons ATGGTGTCCCCCGAGGGTTTGGTGGCCGCAGCTGCGGTGCTCGCCGGCCTGGGCCTCCTGGCCTGGCGTCCTTGGGCAGGGATGCTGGAGGTGCCTGGAGACtcgggaaaggaggaggaggaggaagaggaggggatcCCCTTCATCACTGAGGATGGCTCGGGGCGCTGCCGGCTGCTGTGCAAGCCCTCGGCGCTGGCCCAGCACCTGGTGCGGAGCTTGGGGCGCTCGGCGGCGTTGCGGGGGGGCCGCTGGCCGTGGTCGCGCTGGCCCCGGCTCCAGATGCTGCGACAGCTCCTGCAGCCGCCCGAGCCGGAGCCGGCGGTGGCCCGGGAGCTCCTGCAGCTGCCCGATGCC GGGCTGGTGGCCCTGGACTGGCTGGTGGGGCCGTGGGGGGCCGTGGGTAGCTGCGGCGGGGG CCCCAGCCCGGTGCTGCTGCTCATCCCCAACGCCGCTGGGAAGGTGACGGGGGAGCTGCTGCGGCTGGGGCTGCGGGCGCTGGAGCGGGGCTTCGTCCCCGTCATCTTCAACCGTCGGGGCCACAACGGCTGtcccctcaccacccccccgACT AGCCCTTCGGGGGACCCCGGGGACCTGCGGGAGGCGGTGACCTACCTACGCTACCGGCACCCGGCTGCCCCGCTGCTGGCCGTCAGCGAGGGCTCGGGCTCGGGGCTACTGCTCGCCTACCTGGGGGAGAGCGGTTCCTCCAGCCGcctggccgccgccgcctgcATCTCCCCAGTCTTCCGTGGCCGGGACTGGTTTGAGGCTGGGATGCCCTGGCTCTACGAGTGGCCGCTGCTCCTGCACCTGAAGCGGGGACTCAGCAG GTACGTGGGGTCCCTGACCGAGGCGGTGGACGTGGACAGGCTGCTGGGCAGCCGCTCGCTGCGGGAGCTGGAGGAAGCCCTCTTCTGCCGGACCAAGAGCCGCCCCACCAGCTGGGAGGCTTACTGGGAACGCAACGAGCCCTTACGCGACGCCGACGAGGCGGCCGTGCCGGTGCTGTGCCTCTGCAGCGCCGACGACCCCGTCCGCGGACCCCCGGCCCGCAGCCTGCCCCTGGAGCTATTCCGCAGCAGCCCCTACTTCTTCTTGCTGCTGACCCCACGCGGGGGACACTGCGGCTTCCCCCGGCGGGGACCGGGGCGCTGCTGGGGCCACGAGGCCGTGCTGGAATACTTCAGGGCCATGGCCGAGTTCCTGCGGGCAGAAGAGCGGAGGAAGGGGCTGCCGCGAGCCCGCAGGTGGGGGGGTCCTGCCGTCGAGCCCCCCGACTTCACCTGGCAGAGGTCCTACACCCGGTAG